From Caballeronia insecticola, a single genomic window includes:
- a CDS encoding cellulase family glycosylhydrolase: MMRPGPRMARRVTLAVLLAFCGALLAASPAPTVTLDGAANSAEVPYAAVPKFAASRANTGVAIHEINDPRLLDAVKDVGFSFVRTDLFWEAVQAPDGWHFGTFDGLVSNLSARGLGALFILGYKHYMFSPDQPPTSAPQLAAFRTYVYQAVFRYRNAPVRFEVWNEQDHKDYWLATPSPRAYRALLETAVSAARAANPDVTIATGGVQQVDRDFIRAVGDMSAAKSRSGPDAVSVHPYRQQYPETVLDDYAALREDLSTYAKRPQVWATEWSYPSYAYEYVADIADGHSPEARARQAKYAVRLFLMNWIAQVGLTSYYDMRNDGTNPREMEHNFGLLDAGNAKLPAYHAVKHLFGFTAGVKNARWFIDEKEKYAVLKFEAGGATKYVVWCYGAGNVMNLDVSRLPGRAVVTDLYGKPRTGRGMLAVTEAQGPVFISVAS, translated from the coding sequence GTGATGCGCCCCGGTCCTCGCATGGCGCGCCGCGTGACGCTTGCCGTGCTCCTCGCGTTTTGCGGCGCGCTGCTCGCGGCGTCGCCCGCGCCGACGGTCACGCTCGACGGCGCGGCGAATTCCGCCGAAGTGCCGTATGCCGCCGTACCGAAGTTCGCGGCGTCGCGCGCGAACACGGGCGTCGCGATTCACGAGATCAACGATCCGCGTCTGCTCGACGCCGTGAAGGATGTCGGCTTCTCGTTCGTGCGCACCGACCTGTTCTGGGAAGCGGTGCAGGCACCCGACGGCTGGCACTTCGGCACGTTCGACGGGCTCGTCTCAAATCTCTCGGCGCGCGGCCTGGGCGCGCTCTTCATCCTCGGCTACAAGCATTACATGTTCAGCCCGGATCAGCCGCCGACGTCCGCGCCGCAGCTCGCCGCGTTCCGCACGTATGTGTATCAGGCGGTGTTTCGCTATCGCAACGCGCCGGTGCGCTTCGAGGTGTGGAACGAGCAGGACCACAAGGATTACTGGCTCGCGACGCCGTCGCCGCGTGCGTATCGCGCGTTGCTGGAGACGGCGGTGAGCGCGGCGCGCGCGGCCAATCCCGATGTGACGATCGCCACGGGCGGCGTGCAGCAGGTCGATCGCGACTTCATCCGCGCGGTCGGCGACATGAGTGCCGCGAAGTCGCGCAGCGGACCGGATGCGGTGAGCGTGCATCCGTATCGCCAGCAATATCCGGAGACCGTGCTCGACGACTACGCGGCATTGCGCGAAGACCTCTCGACCTACGCGAAGCGTCCGCAAGTGTGGGCCACCGAATGGTCATACCCAAGCTATGCATACGAATATGTAGCGGACATTGCAGATGGTCATTCGCCCGAAGCGCGTGCGCGTCAGGCGAAGTATGCGGTGCGGCTCTTTCTGATGAACTGGATCGCGCAAGTCGGCCTGACCTCGTATTACGACATGCGCAACGACGGCACGAACCCGCGCGAGATGGAGCATAACTTCGGGCTGCTCGATGCGGGCAACGCGAAGCTGCCGGCGTATCACGCGGTGAAGCATCTGTTCGGCTTCACGGCGGGCGTGAAGAACGCGCGCTGGTTCATCGACGAGAAAGAGAAATATGCGGTGCTCAAGTTCGAGGCCGGCGGCGCGACGAAGTATGTCGTGTGGTGTTACGGCGCCGGCAACGTGATGAATCTCGACGTGTCGCGCCTGCCCGGACGCGCGGTCGTCACCGATCTGTACGGCAAGCCGCGCACCGGGCGCGGCATGCTGGCGGTCACCGAAGCGCAGGGTCCGGTTTTTATCAGCGTGGCTTCGTGA
- a CDS encoding O-antigen ligase family protein, with amino-acid sequence MNRASLEDRLWVATFIVAVASDVLSGVIRYATSLVGAAPATYLPKVLMLAWVLYILLKRPKASHAIIALYLLAQSFVSLSHGVAPEAVGFWVWTVMPMLFALTASPQALALLNGGGARVAIFVLAALSFVGLLLNSYSPMPWVGQSVSVGGHNVSVAMSSYVGVASRLTGFGRDSASTGLMVGLLTTFLLMRTRSKLLQLALLGCAGAAVYATTNKTAPVALALVVIAHCFLASSTIKRACLWAAGFAVAFPIVTFLATSAINLAGTGYTTLASFQDRMWNTWPLLIEGLLKDNRIWLGLGPGGFGSAATYYESAFGFNVAYADNTVLYAVASFGFFGALVLVWALVRLMLKAEPTDRASWAMLLYLLFACASTDICESIGCLLFLGITIRYLRESVPETFSQMSRMPAHPSMRANGFVVDERGVERHHDALLDASRGSFGRHLT; translated from the coding sequence ATGAACAGGGCATCGCTGGAAGACAGACTCTGGGTGGCGACTTTTATCGTCGCCGTGGCGAGCGACGTGCTGTCGGGCGTGATCCGCTATGCCACATCGCTGGTCGGCGCGGCGCCGGCCACCTATCTGCCCAAGGTGCTGATGCTCGCCTGGGTGCTCTATATCCTGCTCAAGCGGCCGAAAGCGAGCCACGCGATCATCGCGCTGTATCTGCTCGCGCAGTCTTTCGTGTCGCTGTCTCACGGCGTTGCGCCCGAGGCTGTCGGCTTCTGGGTCTGGACCGTCATGCCGATGCTCTTCGCGCTGACCGCATCGCCCCAGGCGCTTGCGCTGCTCAACGGCGGCGGGGCGCGCGTGGCCATCTTCGTGCTGGCGGCGCTGAGCTTCGTCGGGCTGCTGCTGAACAGCTATTCGCCGATGCCGTGGGTCGGGCAGAGCGTTTCGGTGGGCGGCCACAACGTTTCGGTGGCGATGTCGTCGTATGTGGGCGTCGCCTCGCGTCTCACCGGCTTCGGCCGCGACAGCGCATCGACCGGCCTGATGGTCGGGCTGCTCACGACTTTCCTGCTGATGCGCACCCGCTCGAAGCTGCTGCAACTCGCATTGCTCGGATGCGCGGGCGCGGCGGTCTACGCGACCACCAACAAGACGGCGCCGGTTGCGCTTGCGCTCGTTGTCATCGCGCATTGCTTCCTCGCCTCGTCGACGATCAAGCGCGCCTGCCTGTGGGCCGCCGGCTTCGCGGTGGCCTTCCCGATCGTGACGTTCCTCGCCACCTCGGCGATCAATCTCGCGGGCACCGGCTATACGACGCTGGCATCGTTTCAGGACCGCATGTGGAATACGTGGCCGCTCCTGATCGAAGGGCTGCTCAAGGACAACCGCATCTGGCTCGGTCTCGGGCCGGGCGGCTTCGGTTCGGCGGCAACCTACTACGAGAGCGCCTTCGGCTTCAACGTGGCGTATGCGGACAACACGGTGCTCTACGCGGTCGCGAGCTTCGGCTTCTTCGGCGCGCTGGTGCTGGTCTGGGCGCTCGTGCGTCTGATGCTCAAGGCCGAGCCGACCGACCGCGCTTCCTGGGCGATGCTGCTCTATCTGCTGTTCGCCTGCGCGAGCACGGACATCTGCGAATCCATCGGCTGCCTGCTGTTCCTCGGCATCACGATCCGCTATCTGCGCGAGAGCGTGCCGGAAACCTTCAGCCAGATGAGCCGCATGCCGGCACATCCGTCGATGCGCGCGAATGGCTTTGTCGTCGATGAGCGGGGCGTCGAGCGTCATCACGATGCGTTGCTGGACGCCTCGCGCGGCAGCTTCGGGAGGCATCTGACGTGA
- a CDS encoding CBS domain-containing protein, producing MATVKQILRAKSDASVHTIDAEASVFEAVALMSKVQVGALVVTVGDAVCGIVTERDYARKVILQDKVSRTTTVCEIMTAPVMSVSLRTSAEECMALITRYRIRHLPVMEGGRLIGMVSIGDMVRHLIEEQQFAIDQLESYVRGPHHDTPTCALTRSMPIPQTLETRFI from the coding sequence ATGGCAACGGTGAAGCAGATCCTGAGAGCGAAGTCCGACGCATCGGTGCATACGATCGATGCCGAAGCGAGTGTCTTCGAGGCAGTCGCGTTGATGTCGAAGGTTCAGGTGGGCGCGCTCGTGGTCACGGTGGGCGACGCGGTGTGCGGCATCGTCACCGAGCGCGACTATGCGCGCAAGGTGATCCTGCAGGACAAGGTTTCGCGCACCACCACGGTCTGCGAAATCATGACCGCGCCGGTGATGTCCGTGAGCCTGCGCACGAGCGCCGAAGAATGCATGGCGCTCATCACGCGGTACCGCATCCGTCATCTGCCGGTGATGGAAGGCGGACGGCTGATCGGCATGGTGTCGATCGGCGACATGGTGCGGCATTTGATCGAGGAGCAGCAGTTCGCCATCGATCAACTGGAGAGTTACGTGCGCGGCCCGCACCACGACACGCCGACGTGCGCGCTCACGCGCAGCATGCCGATCCCGCAGACGCTCGAGACGCGCTTCATTTGA
- a CDS encoding TFIIB-type zinc ribbon-containing protein, with protein sequence MKCPVCPATELLMSVREGIEIDYCPQCRGIWLDRGELDQLIRRAEQAALAEVQAERAEWREQERERRPHRTEEHHQENYRYGDARVRREHPRRKKSFLGDLFDFD encoded by the coding sequence ATGAAGTGCCCAGTGTGTCCGGCGACCGAGCTGCTGATGAGCGTGCGGGAAGGCATCGAGATCGACTATTGCCCGCAGTGCCGCGGCATCTGGCTCGACCGTGGCGAACTCGATCAGCTGATTCGCCGCGCGGAGCAAGCCGCGCTCGCCGAAGTGCAGGCCGAGCGCGCGGAATGGCGCGAGCAGGAGCGCGAGCGGCGGCCGCATCGCACGGAAGAACACCATCAAGAGAATTACCGCTATGGAGATGCGCGCGTGCGGCGTGAGCATCCGCGCCGCAAGAAGTCATTTCTCGGCGATCTGTTCGATTTCGATTGA
- a CDS encoding carbonic anhydrase, whose translation MSDRSAMSDEREGSDAPDLLYLLQGVDDFSRFVFPDSEALFKSLARRQTPHTLFITCADSRVSPEMITQTRPGELFVCRNIGNIVPAYGEMLGGVSAVVEYAVLALNVRQIVICGHSDCGAMKGLASGATIADEMPTVHAWLRNAEAARSVVMARKLEEERIVHAMVEENIRLQLTHLRTHPAVAGHLALGKLQVQGWVYDIGRGKVSVYDEAESRFESLEDARLRMLRRAAR comes from the coding sequence ATGTCCGACAGATCCGCGATGAGTGACGAACGCGAAGGCTCCGACGCGCCCGATCTCCTGTATCTCCTGCAAGGCGTCGACGATTTCAGCCGTTTCGTCTTTCCCGACAGCGAAGCGCTGTTCAAGAGCCTCGCGCGTCGGCAGACGCCGCACACGCTGTTCATCACCTGTGCGGATTCGCGCGTGTCGCCGGAGATGATCACGCAGACGCGTCCCGGCGAGCTGTTCGTATGCCGCAACATCGGCAATATCGTGCCGGCTTATGGCGAGATGCTGGGCGGCGTGTCGGCGGTGGTCGAATACGCGGTGCTCGCGCTCAATGTGCGGCAGATCGTGATTTGCGGCCACTCGGATTGCGGCGCGATGAAGGGACTCGCGTCAGGCGCGACCATCGCCGATGAAATGCCGACGGTGCACGCGTGGCTGCGCAATGCGGAAGCGGCGCGCAGCGTCGTGATGGCGCGCAAGCTCGAAGAGGAGCGCATCGTGCATGCGATGGTCGAGGAGAACATCCGCCTGCAGCTGACGCATTTGCGCACGCATCCGGCGGTCGCGGGACATCTCGCGCTCGGCAAGCTGCAGGTTCAGGGCTGGGTGTACGACATCGGGCGCGGCAAGGTGTCGGTGTACGACGAAGCGGAGAGCAGGTTCGAATCGCTCGAAGACGCGCGCCTGCGGATGCTGCGCCGCGCCGCGCGCTAG